From the genome of Crocosphaera sp. UHCC 0190:
TTAACGGGCGCAAATTTGACGGGCGCAAATCTACAAGATGCGAATTTTTCTGGTTCAGATTTAACAGGAACTCAGGGACTAAAATTGACCTCTGAAGATTCTCGATTTATGCCAGTTTATTCTGCTGATTTTTCGGCTAATTATCTGAACAAAAACACTAAAAAAACTCTTGATAAATTATCTCAAAAACGAGAAAATTTTGACGGCAAATTAAGGCAAAAAACGATTTCAACTGCGGCAGAATTTTCCAGAAAAGAAACAGATATAAATTTTCAAGAAATGACCAAAGAAATTGAAAAACTACGCCTAGAAAACACCAGATTAAAAGTTCAGTTATATGACTTATCTGAGGAACGATTTCAGTTGATCAATGAAATTAATCAATTAAAAAAAGCTGATCAAACCCTCATTATTGCTAATGCCTCTTAACATTTTTATGGAGATTAATTAGAGATTGGGGAAAGAAATAATCAAAGAAATTTAGATTAGATATTCTTTCCCTTTACTTTGATAATAATAATAAAGTTATAGGTTGCGTAGGCAACCGTTGTTTGTATAGCTAAACTCTTTAGAGTTATAGCTTTGGGACAGGGAACAGGAGAAAATAAAAAGGAATCAGCAGAAAAAGCAGTAAAAATGATACAATAGCTTTAACTGTAAACGTCTACCTTCAAACTGTGATCTATGAGTTATCGATAACAATTTATTGGGAAGGATAGAATTTCAATTTCCATCAACTGTTATCATTTAACCGAAAGATTCCCCAAACAGGAAAATTATGTCTACTTTACATGGAATTTGGCTTAAAAATAATCATCAAAGCAATTTGTTTGTTTGGGGGGAAACTTGGCGAACTTTATCCTTAGAAAGTTATTCAGATGATGTTATTAATCTACATCCTTTTGGCTTAAATAAATTAGAATTTTTTGCTTATTTAAACACTCAAAATATTAAAATTAATCAACCAAAAGAAGCAAATTGGGATTCTATCATTATTACGTTACCAAGTCAAAAAATTCCTAAGCAAAAGCAAATTATTCCTTTGTTTTCCGTCCAATTATTAGAGGATGAAAAGCGAAAAAAAACGGTATTTTTAAACCAGTGGAAACTAGAAGGAATCTATCTTAATGTCGGGGAAACAATTAATTTTTTGAGTCAGTTACCCTTAGCTTTTTCAGACAATAGTGAAAATTATATTGGTCAAGATCTAAAGTTTTGGACACACCTTTATCGTTGGAGTCTTGATCTGTTGAGTAGGGGTAAATATTTACCAGGAATTCTCCCTCAAGAAAATGGAAACTCTCAAGGTTTATGGTATCCTTTACTTGACAGTGTAATTGATCAGGCACAGTTAGCTAAATTTACCCAACTTATGCCTATAGCTTGTCTAGAAAATGATGAGTTAACTTTAGTATCTGAAAGACTATTACTGCAAAAACAAGCCATAATTCTTGACTTTTTATCAACCATCATTGATCATCAAATTCGTCTATTTTCTCCCTTATCAATTACCCCTAATATTTTTATTCAAAAATGGTTACAGTCTCTGACAACATCATCCTCAAAAATTGTTGCTTCAGACACAGACATTAAACGGCTAAGTAATGCCTTAAATAATTGGACATCTTCTCTTGATGACTATCTCATTACTCCGAGTAAAAATAAACTAGGAATCAATCAATTTCGCGTTTGTTTCAAGTTAGAAATTCCCCCCTCCAATCTACCAAATTCTGGCGATATAAATTGGACGTTAAAATATTGCTTACAAGCGTTAGATGATGCTGAATTTATTATTGATGCCCAAACAATATGGCAACATCCTGTTAAACAATTAGTTTGGCAAAATCGCACGATAGAAAATCCTCAAGAAACCCTATTAAAAGGATTAGGATTAGCTTCACGATTGTATTTTATCATTAAAGAAAGCTTACAAGAAGCATCTCCAACCTCTTGTCAATTAGATCCGATTCAAGTTTATGAATTTATTCGCTCAATTGCTGAAACTTTAAAAGATAATGGTTTAGGAGTTATGCTGCCTCCAAGTTTAGCTAAGGGGGTAGAAGAAAAGCGTTTAGGTATCAGTTTAACCGCAGGAGTTGAAGCGAAAAAAGGAGAAAGACTTAGCCTAAAAAGTTTACTAAATTATCAATTAAACTTGGCCATTGGAGAGACAAAAATTTCTCAGAAAGACTTTGAAAAATTGTTAGCAAAAAAATCTCCTTTAGTGGAAGTTAATGGAGAATGGATCGCCTTACAACCGACGGATGTTAAAGCAGCACAAACTATTTTAAATCAATCTTATGAACCGCTTCAATTATCAGTTGAAGATGCTTTACGCCTCAGTACAGGAGATAACTCAATGTTAGCTAAATTGCCTGTTACCAACTTTGAAACAACGGGAGATTTAGCGCAATTAATTAATAGTATCAATAACAATGAATCCATAAAACCAATTGAAAATCCACCCGGTTTTAAAGGGCAATTAAGACCTTATCAACAGCGAGGAGTTGGTTGGTTAGCATTTCTCGAAAAATGGGGTTTAGGAGCTTGTTTAGCTGATGATATGGGATTAGGAAAAACCCCTCAACTCTTAGGATTTCTCTTATATTTGAAAGACGAAGATATGTTAATAAAACCCACCTTAATTGTCTGCCCTACTTCAGTTTTAAATAATTGGGAAAGAGAAGTGAAAAAATTTGCACCAACCCTCTCTACTTTAATTCATCATGGGGATAAAAGAAGTAAGGGTAAAGACTTTCTCAAAGCAGTTAACAAGAAAAATTTAGTAATTACAAGTTACGCCTTAATTTATCGAGATCTCAAAAGTTTTGAACAGGTTGAATGGCAAGGCATTGTCTTAGATGAAGCGCAAAATATTAAAAATCCTCAAGCAAAACAGTCTCAAGCATTACGTCAATTATCCACACAATTTCGAGTAGCTTTAACAGGAACTCCTGTAGAAAATCGTTTGATAGAATTATGGTCAATCCTTGATTTTCTTAACCCAGGATTTCTAGGAACGCAGCAATTTTTCCGCCGTCGTTTTGCTACCCCAATTGAAAAATATGGGGATAAAGAATCTTTACAAATTATGCGCTCTTTAGTGCGTCCTTTTATTTTAAGAAGATTGAAAACGGATCGAGATATTATTCAAGATTTACCTGAAAAACAGGAAATGACAGTGTTTTGTGGTTTATCTTCGGAACAGGCTAAACTTTATCAGCAATTAGTCGATAATTCTCTCATAGAAATTGAGGAACAAACCGGAATTCAACGCAGGGGATTAATTCTCAGTTTACTCCTAAAATTAAAACAAATTTGTAACCATCCAGGTCATTTTTTAAAAGAAAAAGCTTTAGACTCTGGACAAAAATCAGGAAAATTGTTAAGATTAGAAGAGATGTTAGAAGAAGTTATCGAAGAAGGAGATCATGCCTTAATTTTCACCCAATTTTCGGAGTGGGGAAAACTGTTACAACCCTATTTAAAGAAAAAATTCTCTCAAGATGTTCTCTTTTTATATGGGGCAACTCGTCGAGAAAAACGACAAGAAATGATTGATCAGTTTCAAAATGATCCCAAGGGACCCCAGATTTTTATTCTCTCCTTAAAAGCTGGAGGAACAGGATTAAATTTAACCCGCGCTAATCATGTTTTTCATATTGATCGTTGGTGGAACCCTGCGGTAGAAAATCAAGCGACTGATCGCGCTTTTCGCTTAGGACAAAAACGTAATGTTCAGGTACATAAATTTGTTTGTACTGGAACCTTAGAAGAAAGAATCAATGAAATGTTAGAAAGTAAACAACAATTAGCAGAACAAACTGTTGATACGGGTGAACAATGGTTAACGGAATTAGATACGGATCAGTTACGGAATTTATTATTATTAGATCGAGATTCTATTATTGATGATTAGAATTGACTTACGAATTAATTAAATGGCCATCTTCCATGTGAATAATCCGATCTGCCATATCTAAAATACGATTATCATGGGTGACTAATAAAATAGTACATCCCTGTTCTTTCGTTAACCTTTCCATAATATCAACCACGTCGCGCCCTGTTTTACTATCTAAGGCAGCAGTGGGTTCATCTGCTAATACTAATTTAGGATGACTCACTAAGGCACGAGCGATCGCCACCCGTTGTTTTTGCCCTCCTGAGAGTTGATCGGGATAATAATTTACCCGTTCCCCTAACCCTACCATTTGTAACATCCCTTCCGATTTAGCGATCGCCTCTTGATTACTAATATGGTCATGTAATTCGATAGACATTTGTACATTTTGCCTAGCAGTTAAAAAGGGCAATAAGTTATGAGCTTGAAAAATATAGCCCAGATAACGACGCACATTAACTAATTTATCTTCCTTGGCCCCGTTAAGTTCATAATCAATGGTTTGAAGACTGCCCTGTTGCACTGAGCGTAAGGCTCCAATTAGGGAGAGTAATGTGGTTTTGCCTGAACCAGAGGGGCCTGTCATAATCACAATTTCCCCTGGATTAATCTCTAAATTAATATCAAATAAAACTTGTTTTTTTAATCTATCTTTACCAAAAAAATGATTAAGACTATGAATGGCAATAACAGGTTTCATCGGTTTTCAGAACTGTCAATAATGACATTTACTTGTAAGTTGGTTAATTGGGCAACCCGTTGACTATCTTCAGGATTGAGGCGGATTTTAACTTCCACTACTCTAGCATCTGCATCAGCCGTTGGATCAGTTCCTAAGACCTTTTGTCGATCAACCTGTAAGCCAATTTCTTCAACAGTTCCCTGTAATTCTTCTACTACCCCATCAGCCGTAATTGTTACAGCTTGTCCCTGGCGTACTCGCATCACGTCACTTTCGTAAACTTCTGCGGTAACGTACATTTGCGCCGTTTCCCCTAATTCAACAATGCCCTGATTTTGCACCATTTCTCCTGGCCAAGTCTGAACTTTTAAGATTTGACCGGCTCTAGGGGCTTTTACATAGGCTAACGCTAAATTAGCTTCAGCTTGTTTCACCGCAGCTTGGGCAGAGGCAAGTTCACTTTGAGCAACTTGTATATCGACGGGGCGCACTTCAGAAACAGCACTAAGCATAGCTTGGTTTTCTGCAATTTGTGTCTGAAGGGTGGTGATGGTACGATTTAGATTGGCTTTAGCTGAATTAATTTGGTCTTGTAAGGTGCTAATAATGCGTTGAAGATTAGCATTGGCTTCTTGTACTTGTTTTTGGGTAATTTCTTGCTGCAAACATACCCGATCATATTCTTGTACGGAAACCGCTCCATCTTGATTTAAAGTTTGATAGCGTTGGCATTCCGTAGTGTTATTGCGTAATTCTGCCTTTAATCGCTCAATGGTAGCTTTTTGAGCATTTCTTTCTCCGAGTAATTGGGCTTCTAAATTAGCAATGCTAGATCGCTGTACCGCAATTTGTCCTTCTAGCTCCGCTTTGGTTCCCATAAATCTCGCATTTTGGGCGTTAATATCCCCTTGTTTAGCTCCTGCTTTTACTTTGGCTAAGTTAGCTTGGGCAACTTGAACCTGAGTTTTGGCTTGCTCTAAAGCTGATTGTAGGCGATCGCGGCTATCAAGAATAGCAATGATTTGATTTGCTTTAACTTGATCACCCCGTTGCACCAGCAATTGAGTAACCCGCGCTCCTTCCTGAAAAGCAGGTGCAGAAACTTTAATGGTTTCTCCTTTGGGTTCCAAATAACCTAATGCAGCGACTCTAGAAGGCTCTGGACTCTCTGAGGATAGGGGAGAGGGGGAAGACTGGGCAATTTGTTGGCGCATGAGAGGAACAGCATAAAAGACAACACCACCAGTTAACAAAACTCCCCATCCAGAAATTGCAAGTAGCCAGAGGAATTTAGGACGTTTTTGGTTTTCTGTCTTTTCTAGCTTGCCTTGATACAAGGACTTTCCTGGGCTTCCTAACATGAGTAGCTCTCCTGGGTTTCTGACGATAGGGATTGAGTTGACCGCATCATCTATAGAATTCCCTAAAATTCATATTTAACTACAATTTTGTCAAAAAGTGGTGAAGGGTCGTCAAAAAATATCGGCCGGATCAGCATCTTTCAGCTTTTTGATAGCTGTTGCTCCAGCGATAAAACACATGATTAGGGTTAAAAAAAACACCCAAATTGCTCTTTGAACTGTCATGGCAATGGGTAAAAAAGTCGCTTTTTTCGCCACCTCATAAATAATTATCGAGAGCAAAAATCCGGGGATATAGCCTAAAACAGCGATAAAGGTAGCTTGCTGGAGAATCATGGATAACAGATAACTATTACGATAACCAATCGCTTTCAAGGTGGCATATTCGGAGAGATGTTCTGATACATTACTATAAAGAATTTGATAAACAACAACAACACCGACAACAATCCCTAAAACAATGCCTAAACTGAAAATAAAGCCAATGGCTGTACTACTATTCCAGTAATCTTGCTCAAATTCTATGTATTCTTGTTTTGATAAAACTTTTACATCTTTGGGTAAGTATGCTCTGAGTTTACGAGCAAATTCTTCCCTGTTAACACCAGGCTTCAATTTAATTAATCCCACATCAATAGCAGTCTGAGGACGTTTATTAAAAATTCTCAAAAAGTTAACATCGCTGGTGACAATATTCCCATCTGCGCCAAAAGAAGTTCCTAATTCAAATAAACCTACCACATCAATTTTGATTGTTTGACCAGCCTGAGTGAGTTGGGTCGCTACTTTCCCCTTTTCTTTGACGGACGAGATAATTGAACCAAATTCATACCGAGAATTTTGATCGAACAAGATATTTTCAGGAATTTTTAACTTGTTTCGATTTTCTTGCATACCTGGCAGATTTAACACTGAGCGTCTTGCATCAATGCCAATTACAAAGATTTTCCGCCAATATTTTTTGTCTTGGGGATTTTGCCACTGGGCAAAGCCTAGATAAATGGGACTAATAAATTCAACTTCTTTAAAAGCCAAGGATTGCCATAAACGTTTCTTATTAAAGGATTCCATCGCAATTAAGGCATTGGATTTGGGACTAATTAAAAAAACATCTCCTTGTAATGATTGGTGAAAGCGCACAGCACTTTCAAATAAACTGTGTTTTAATCCAAATTGGACAAAAACTATGACAACCGCAAAAATCACGCCAGCAAGTGCTACTAATAGCCGCGTTTTTTGGTGTCTAAGTTGTAGCCCAGCTGTCGGAATTTTAAAAATCATATCCTTTAAACGCATCCATGAACTCAAAGGTAGCATCTTTATCTCTTTTGTATCTTCAACTATAGCCACCCTACAATCATACTAGACTGTACAGTGTGTACTTTGGCGTGAGTGAGTCTAAATATATATATACCATTATCCTATTTTACTTGCCCAAAAATAGACAAAAGTAGAAACTTTATATATATGTCATCGAAGCTAATCTTTACAGCTTTTTAAAAAACTTAGAAATAATGGGATTTTAAGCTTTTTACGGCAATTTATATCAATTAATAGCCATAAAACCTATAACATTAGATTATTTTAATTGCCCCAAGTTGGACAAAAAGATAAAAAATATACCCCATAAAAATTAATATTGACGTATCAAAATATATCAACTAAAATGTCAACTGTATAAACACTCATTCCCTATATTTTTTGGGAGAATTATTATGAACAAAGCTATAACTTTTGCGACAGCAACATCTCTCCTCGTCATGGGAGTTGGTTCTTCACAAGCGGCTGATCTCAGACCTCCTATTGGTGGACCTTTCACTGATGTTTATGCTTTTAGCTCTATTCCAGGATCAGGTAATGGTGTTAACGTAAAAATTGTTGGTGGCACAGCGTTCTTCGACTTCATCCCTGACGGTTTTGGTGCAGATGGACAATATGATGTCGATTTAGCAACAGGTGCTTTTGCCGAATTTGGTAGCGTACCAGGTCTTATCAAGGATGTGTCTCTTCCTTTCCCCCTTGCTCCTAATGCACCAGTAGCAATTCCTATCACTACTTTCCTGAATCTCGATGGGGTGGCTGCTCCTGATAGTGTATTTGACTTAACTACTGCTTTTGGTCCTGTATTTACAACAACGGCAACGGGAACAACAATTAGTTTTGATTTCGCAGGTGTGTTTAAGCAAACTGCTGGTGACATTGCTAATTTCAACGG
Proteins encoded in this window:
- the devC gene encoding ABC transporter permease DevC; translation: MIFKIPTAGLQLRHQKTRLLVALAGVIFAVVIVFVQFGLKHSLFESAVRFHQSLQGDVFLISPKSNALIAMESFNKKRLWQSLAFKEVEFISPIYLGFAQWQNPQDKKYWRKIFVIGIDARRSVLNLPGMQENRNKLKIPENILFDQNSRYEFGSIISSVKEKGKVATQLTQAGQTIKIDVVGLFELGTSFGADGNIVTSDVNFLRIFNKRPQTAIDVGLIKLKPGVNREEFARKLRAYLPKDVKVLSKQEYIEFEQDYWNSSTAIGFIFSLGIVLGIVVGVVVVYQILYSNVSEHLSEYATLKAIGYRNSYLLSMILQQATFIAVLGYIPGFLLSIIIYEVAKKATFLPIAMTVQRAIWVFFLTLIMCFIAGATAIKKLKDADPADIF
- a CDS encoding pentapeptide repeat-containing protein; amino-acid sequence: MANPQHFALLTSHLEAWNQWRKQNPEIIPDLQGANLSNHNLRGVNLIGANLEKAIFYGTDLSCARLTKANLRHSDFTSAICFEGIFDEADLSYSYLTQADFSQAFLSKANLYGVYFIEAYLVDANLKNANLEKADLSNAYLTGANLTGANLQDANFSGSDLTGTQGLKLTSEDSRFMPVYSADFSANYLNKNTKKTLDKLSQKRENFDGKLRQKTISTAAEFSRKETDINFQEMTKEIEKLRLENTRLKVQLYDLSEERFQLINEINQLKKADQTLIIANAS
- a CDS encoding DevA family ABC transporter ATP-binding protein encodes the protein MKPVIAIHSLNHFFGKDRLKKQVLFDINLEINPGEIVIMTGPSGSGKTTLLSLIGALRSVQQGSLQTIDYELNGAKEDKLVNVRRYLGYIFQAHNLLPFLTARQNVQMSIELHDHISNQEAIAKSEGMLQMVGLGERVNYYPDQLSGGQKQRVAIARALVSHPKLVLADEPTAALDSKTGRDVVDIMERLTKEQGCTILLVTHDNRILDMADRIIHMEDGHLINS
- a CDS encoding DEAD/DEAH box helicase, with protein sequence MSTLHGIWLKNNHQSNLFVWGETWRTLSLESYSDDVINLHPFGLNKLEFFAYLNTQNIKINQPKEANWDSIIITLPSQKIPKQKQIIPLFSVQLLEDEKRKKTVFLNQWKLEGIYLNVGETINFLSQLPLAFSDNSENYIGQDLKFWTHLYRWSLDLLSRGKYLPGILPQENGNSQGLWYPLLDSVIDQAQLAKFTQLMPIACLENDELTLVSERLLLQKQAIILDFLSTIIDHQIRLFSPLSITPNIFIQKWLQSLTTSSSKIVASDTDIKRLSNALNNWTSSLDDYLITPSKNKLGINQFRVCFKLEIPPSNLPNSGDINWTLKYCLQALDDAEFIIDAQTIWQHPVKQLVWQNRTIENPQETLLKGLGLASRLYFIIKESLQEASPTSCQLDPIQVYEFIRSIAETLKDNGLGVMLPPSLAKGVEEKRLGISLTAGVEAKKGERLSLKSLLNYQLNLAIGETKISQKDFEKLLAKKSPLVEVNGEWIALQPTDVKAAQTILNQSYEPLQLSVEDALRLSTGDNSMLAKLPVTNFETTGDLAQLINSINNNESIKPIENPPGFKGQLRPYQQRGVGWLAFLEKWGLGACLADDMGLGKTPQLLGFLLYLKDEDMLIKPTLIVCPTSVLNNWEREVKKFAPTLSTLIHHGDKRSKGKDFLKAVNKKNLVITSYALIYRDLKSFEQVEWQGIVLDEAQNIKNPQAKQSQALRQLSTQFRVALTGTPVENRLIELWSILDFLNPGFLGTQQFFRRRFATPIEKYGDKESLQIMRSLVRPFILRRLKTDRDIIQDLPEKQEMTVFCGLSSEQAKLYQQLVDNSLIEIEEQTGIQRRGLILSLLLKLKQICNHPGHFLKEKALDSGQKSGKLLRLEEMLEEVIEEGDHALIFTQFSEWGKLLQPYLKKKFSQDVLFLYGATRREKRQEMIDQFQNDPKGPQIFILSLKAGGTGLNLTRANHVFHIDRWWNPAVENQATDRAFRLGQKRNVQVHKFVCTGTLEERINEMLESKQQLAEQTVDTGEQWLTELDTDQLRNLLLLDRDSIIDD
- a CDS encoding PEP-CTERM sorting domain-containing protein (PEP-CTERM proteins occur, often in large numbers, in the proteomes of bacteria that also encode an exosortase, a predicted intramembrane cysteine proteinase. The presence of a PEP-CTERM domain at a protein's C-terminus predicts cleavage within the sorting domain, followed by covalent anchoring to some some component of the (usually Gram-negative) cell surface. Many PEP-CTERM proteins exhibit an unusual sequence composition that includes large numbers of potential glycosylation sites. Expression of one such protein has been shown restore the ability of a bacterium to form floc, a type of biofilm.), whose amino-acid sequence is MNKAITFATATSLLVMGVGSSQAADLRPPIGGPFTDVYAFSSIPGSGNGVNVKIVGGTAFFDFIPDGFGADGQYDVDLATGAFAEFGSVPGLIKDVSLPFPLAPNAPVAIPITTFLNLDGVAAPDSVFDLTTAFGPVFTTTATGTTISFDFAGVFKQTAGDIANFNGSGTISATFIGLAPEDIIELAQRPEGITSSQSGTFTLRAEAVPEPSALVSLAAFAGAGTLLNRKRKNK
- a CDS encoding ABC exporter membrane fusion protein, with translation MLGSPGKSLYQGKLEKTENQKRPKFLWLLAISGWGVLLTGGVVFYAVPLMRQQIAQSSPSPLSSESPEPSRVAALGYLEPKGETIKVSAPAFQEGARVTQLLVQRGDQVKANQIIAILDSRDRLQSALEQAKTQVQVAQANLAKVKAGAKQGDINAQNARFMGTKAELEGQIAVQRSSIANLEAQLLGERNAQKATIERLKAELRNNTTECQRYQTLNQDGAVSVQEYDRVCLQQEITQKQVQEANANLQRIISTLQDQINSAKANLNRTITTLQTQIAENQAMLSAVSEVRPVDIQVAQSELASAQAAVKQAEANLALAYVKAPRAGQILKVQTWPGEMVQNQGIVELGETAQMYVTAEVYESDVMRVRQGQAVTITADGVVEELQGTVEEIGLQVDRQKVLGTDPTADADARVVEVKIRLNPEDSQRVAQLTNLQVNVIIDSSENR